The Rhododendron vialii isolate Sample 1 chromosome 6a, ASM3025357v1 genome includes a window with the following:
- the LOC131331348 gene encoding uncharacterized protein LOC131331348: protein MQSVGSRDSGSGGRGRDFSRSRGRGRGRGSRSCTYCHGTNHTVDFCWILHGRPSAHQVTVSEDDGSVSVPSSIPRVVTIPEDEYHRLISQPPPYVPSSSTATSAQKGSTFAGLASNTPWVIDSGATDHMAGHSIHLSGSCPLVKSSSVALADGSSSDIARSPDGEEDWWRC, encoded by the exons ATGCAGTCTGTTGGTAGTCGTGATTCTGGTAGTggtggtcgtggtcgtgattTTAGTCGTAGtcgtggtcgtggtcgtggtcgtgggtCTCGTTCCTGCACCTATTGCCATGGTACTAATCATACAGTTGATTTTTGTTGGATTCTTCATGGTCGCCCATCTGCTCATCAGGTTACTGTTTCTGAGGATGATGGCTCTGTTTCTGTGCCCAGCTCCATTCCACGAGTTGTTACTATTCCAGAGGATGAGTATCATCGCCTGATTTCCCAGCCGCCCCCTTATGTGCCCTCCTCTTCCACTGCTACGTCCGCTCAGAAAGGCTCCACCTTTGCTGGCCTGGCCTCTAATACTccgtgggttattgattctggaGCTACCGATCATATGGCAGGTCACTCCATCCACCTCTCTGGTTCTTGTCCTCTTGTGAAGTCTTCTAGTGTTGCCTTGGCTGACGGTTCCTCTTCTGACATTGCta GATCTCCAGACGGGGAAGAAGATTGGTGGCGGTGTTGA